In a single window of the Bubalus kerabau isolate K-KA32 ecotype Philippines breed swamp buffalo chromosome 18, PCC_UOA_SB_1v2, whole genome shotgun sequence genome:
- the FASTKD3 gene encoding FAST kinase domain-containing protein 3, mitochondrial, whose amino-acid sequence MALVTLRRNLYHLSDFRIHGALASLKTQHVNHVHKTVNEHLCPWFWSQHPGPIRVRFHHAHCKKFHSENGNDLHPVGEPGFSQVHNWDRFEHSVKNVDEQMFYRKLNSFTSSGEILRFISTLETLPDTMMAGALRRICEVERKDGDQRLPKEILKSSAFQALCDQFGRDPSDLSNAGLVTAFQALTLLCGDSQSHLLTNLEAECQHRLERGGLDVHSLCILGEMLIKLHGPGCSTLDLIIYQLQGESLETFTPEDIVTLYRLLQASPEKADQQQRFLNKINHFSLSLVSNLSPKLMSQMLTALVVLDQTQALPLVIKLSKYVVRHIARFTSEELRKVLEAFIYFGHSDRFFTETLEQHVASLCLTLDPELVSRVMEYCSRKLILSEPIFNAVAETFVCQAEKFSPSQTAKLIEPFGKLNYLPPNASALFRKLENMLLTRFNHFPPKTLLRLLHSCSLIESHPVNFMAKIFSPYFLQQLQGEESYLDRLSLAQLTQLFLTSILECPFYKGPKLLPKFQVKSFLTPCSSLETPMDFHLYKSVMIGLIDLLGARLYFSSKVLTPYCYTIDVEIKLDEDGFVLPFTIDEDVHKRVALCIDGPKRFCLNSKHLLGKEATKQRHLRLLGYQVVQIPYYEIEMLKSRLELVDYLQGKLFSQNSGGH is encoded by the exons ATGGCTTTAGTTACCTTACGGAGGAACCTCTATCACTTATCTGATTTTCGGATACATGGAGCTCTGGCTTCTCTGAAAACTCAGCATGTAAATCATGTTCACAAGACAGTCAACGAGCATCTGTGTCCGTGGTTCTGGTCGCAGCACCCTGGGCCCATCAGGGTGCGGTTCCATCATGCCCATTGTAAGAAGTTTCATTCAGAAAACGGAAATGACCTCCATCCAGTTGGGGAGCCAGGGTTCTCTCAAGTACACAACTGGGACAGATTTGAACACAGTGTTAAAAATGTGGACGAACAGATGTTTTACAGGAAACTAAACAGCTTCACTTCATCAGGAGAAATCTTACGTTTTATAAGCACACTGGAGACTTTGCCCGATACTATGATGGCAGGAGCCTTACGTCGTATTTGTGAAGTGGAAAGAAAAGATGGTGATCAAAGGTTGCCGAAAGAAATACTGAAGAGTAGTGCCTTTCAAGCATTGTGTGATCAATTTGGACGGGATCCCTCGGATCTGTCAAATGCGGGTTTGGTGACTGCTTTTCAAGCCCTGACTCTGTTGTGTGGCGATTCCCAGAGTCACTTGCTGACGAACCTGGAGGCGGAATGCCAGCATCGTCTTGAAAGGGGCGGCCTGGACGTTCACAGTCTTTGTATTCTGGGGGAAATGCTGATTAAACTGCACGGTCCAGGCTGTTCGACGCTAGACCTGATCATATATCAGCTGCAAGGGGAAAGTTTGGAAACATTTACCCCTGAGGATATTGTGACCCTTTACAGACTATTGCAGGCGAGTCCTGAAAAAGCAGACCAACAGCAGAGGTTCTTAAATAAGATcaatcacttttctctatcactaGTTTCCAACCTGAGTCCTAAATTGATGAGCCAGATGCTCACTGCCCTAGTGGTCCTTGATCAGACTCAAGCCCTTCCCCTGGTTATCAAACTGAGTAAGTACGTCGTGCGGCACATTGCTCGTTTCACTAGTGAAGAGCTCAGAAAAGTCTTAGAGGCGTTCATATACTTTGGGCACagtgacagattctttacagaaaCCCTGGAGCAGCATGTCGCTTCACTGTGTCTCACTCTGGATCCTGAGCTTGTCAGCAGAGTCATGGAGTACTGCAGCAGAAAGCTGATTCTTTCAGAACCCATCTTCAACGCAGTGGCAGAAACTTTTGTTTGTCAAGCAGAAAAATTTTCACCTAGTCAGACTGCCAAGTTAATTGagccatttggaaaactcaactaTCTGCCACCAaatgcttctgctttatttaggAAGCTAGAAAACATGCTGTTAACCCGCTTCAATCATTTTCCCCCAAAAACACTGCTGAGACTTCTCCATTCGTGTTCACTTATTGAGAGCCATCCGGTCAATTTTATGGCCAAGATATTCAGCCCATATTTTCTTCAGCAGCTGCAAG GTGAAGAGTCCTATTTGGACAGACTGAGCCTAGCACAACTGACCCAACTCTTCTTAACCTCAATTCTAGAATGTCCGTTCTACAAG GGTCCAAAACTGCTTCCTAAGTTTCAAGTGAAATCCTTTCTTACTCCGTGCTCTTCCCTGGAGACCCCCATGGATTTTCACCTTTATAAATCTGTGATGATTGGACTAATCGACCTGTTAGGAGCAAGACTGTATTTTTCTTCAAAAGTGTTAACACCTTATTGCTACACAATAG ATGTTGAAATTAAATTAGACGAAGACGGATTTGTATTACCATTTACAATTGATGAAGATGTAcataaaag AGTAGCACTGTGCATTGATGGTCCAAAAAGGTTTTGTCTGAATAGCAAACACTTACTGGGGAAGGAGGCTACTAAACAGAGACACCTGCGCTTGCTTGGCTATCAAGTTGTCCAG atACCCTATTATGAGATTGAGATGCTAAAATCAAGACTGGAATTAGTGGACTATTTACAAGGAAAACTGTTTTCTCAAAACTCAGGTGGTCATTGA